The Desulfosoma sp. region CGTCTATGTGACCATCGATCTGGATGTGCTCGACCCTTCCATCATGCCTGCCGTAGGCACACCGGAACCTGGAGGATTGGGCTGGTACGACCTTTTGTCCTTGCTTCGTGCCGTCACAACCCAAAAGAGGATCGTAGGTTTCGATGTCATGGAACTGTGCCCCATTCCAGGCATGGTCGCACCTGATTTTCTTGCGGCTCGACTGGTTCACAAAATGCTTGCCCATATTTTTCTAGACAAGCCTTAGAGGAGCTTGTTAGATTTTTTTTAACGTCATGGACGTCTGCCGGTCCCCCATGGACGTCGGCTTCATTGGCCTTGTTGCAAGGTTGAGGGAAAGACTTGGAAGAAGAATCTGCCAAAGGCTTGTCGCGCTGGCTCAAAAAGGCTCTGCGCCGCCTCTCGCGGATCGACAAACCCAAGGATCTGGAAAAGCAGATCCAAGAGCTCATTGATGAGGGAGAAGAGCGCGGGCTTATCACCGAAGACGAAGGGGAAATGATTCAGGGAATCTTTTCCTTTCGCGATACAGTCGCTCGCGAGGTCATGGTCCCTCGAACCGATACCGTCGCCGCCCCCCATGAATCCACCGTGGAATTCCTCATTGGGCTGATCGTGGAATCGGGCCACTCTCGAATCCCCATCTATCAAGACTCCATCGACAACATAATCGGCATTTTGCATGCCAAGGACCTTTTGCAGCATTGGGGCAAAACCGAGATCAATCTCTCGGAAATTCTACGGGCTCCCTACTTCATTCCCGAAACCAAGAAGATCAGCGAAGTTTTGAGGGATCTTCGGCACCGAAAATCCCACATGGCCATCGTCATTGATGAGTACGGCGGCACAGCGGGCGTGCTCACCATGGAAGACATCATTGAAGAAGTTATCGGCGATATCATGGATGAGTACGACGCCGAGGAAAACTGGCTGGTGGAGCAAGAAGACGGTTCCATCCTCGTGGATGCTCGACTGGATGTGGAAGAACTGGAGGATTATCTGGACCTGGAGTTTCCCGAGGGAAAATTCGAATCCGTCGGCGGTTTCATCATCAGCCGTTTGGGCAGGGTTCCCTCGGTGCATGAAAAGGTCTATTTCAAGAACTTGGAAATGATCGTGGAAGCCGCCGACAGTCGTAAGGTGCAAAAGGTTCGCGTCCGCCGTCACGAATCCTTTCCGGAAAAGACGCAGGCGGAATCGGAATCTTCCGATTGAAAGGGATCCCATCCTTGACGGGCCTGCTCACCTCCCCCTGGACAGCCGCCTGTCTCACGGGCCTGCTGTTGACGGCAGGTTTTCCTTTTTTCCACTTCGCCGCGCTCAGCTGGTTTGCGCTGGTTCCTCTTCTGATGGTTCTAGACAAGGTGCCTCTGCGAAAGGCCTTTTCCCTAGGGTTTGTCGCCGGGTTCGTCCATCATGTGACCACGCTTTACTGGATCATCTATGTGATCAATCATTATGGAAACCTGCCGCTTCCTGTATCGGCATTGGTCCTTTGTCTTCTATGTGGCTATCTCGCCCTCTACACAGCAATTTTTTTCGCCCTGGCTCGTCGTTGGCGGGGTTTGCCGGCCCTGGAGATATGGGGACTTCCTTGCCTCTGGATTGCTTTGGAATGGGTACGAGCCCATTTTCTTACAGGTTTTCCCTGGACCAATGTGGGTTACACGCAAACAAAGGTGATTCCCCTTTTGCAAACCGCGGACATAGCGGGGGTCTATGGTGTAGGATGGCTGGTCGTTCTTGGAAACACCATGGTGGCAAGCCTTGTGGCCAGGCGCCTTGGACTGCGCCATGCGCTGCTTGGAATCCTTTGCGGAACCCTTTTTGTGGGCTATGGGGTGTGGCGGGAAAACTCCCTAAAAGTCTCGAGCCAGGACACCGTGCGGCCCTTACATGTGGCGCTCGTTCAAGGCAATATTGATCAGTCCCTGAAGTGGGATCCTGAGTACCAAGAGACGACCCTGAATATTTATTGGAACCTTTCACAGACGGCTTCCCAGGAAAAACCCATAGACCTACTGGTCTGGCCGGAAACGGCGGCACCCTTTTTCTACGGATACGAACAAGGACCCACTCAAAAACTTCACGAAATCGCCGCTTCGGTTCAAGTGCCCATTCTTTTGGGGCTTCCCTGGGTAATTCCTGACGGGGTTTCCCCGCGCTTGCAAAACCGTGCTGCGTTACTGGATCCCGAAGCAGGCATCGTGGCTTCCTATGCCAAACGCCATCTGGTACCCTTTGGGGAATACGTGCCCCTGAAGTCCGTCCTCTTTTTTGTGGAGAAACTTGTAACCGCGGCCGGGGATTTCGTTCCAGGGGAGAATCCCTCCGTTTTTCCCTTCAAGGACACATCCCTTGGGGTACTCATTTGCTATGAAGCCATCTTT contains the following coding sequences:
- a CDS encoding hemolysin family protein, whose product is MEEESAKGLSRWLKKALRRLSRIDKPKDLEKQIQELIDEGEERGLITEDEGEMIQGIFSFRDTVAREVMVPRTDTVAAPHESTVEFLIGLIVESGHSRIPIYQDSIDNIIGILHAKDLLQHWGKTEINLSEILRAPYFIPETKKISEVLRDLRHRKSHMAIVIDEYGGTAGVLTMEDIIEEVIGDIMDEYDAEENWLVEQEDGSILVDARLDVEELEDYLDLEFPEGKFESVGGFIISRLGRVPSVHEKVYFKNLEMIVEAADSRKVQKVRVRRHESFPEKTQAESESSD
- the lnt gene encoding apolipoprotein N-acyltransferase — protein: MTGLLTSPWTAACLTGLLLTAGFPFFHFAALSWFALVPLLMVLDKVPLRKAFSLGFVAGFVHHVTTLYWIIYVINHYGNLPLPVSALVLCLLCGYLALYTAIFFALARRWRGLPALEIWGLPCLWIALEWVRAHFLTGFPWTNVGYTQTKVIPLLQTADIAGVYGVGWLVVLGNTMVASLVARRLGLRHALLGILCGTLFVGYGVWRENSLKVSSQDTVRPLHVALVQGNIDQSLKWDPEYQETTLNIYWNLSQTASQEKPIDLLVWPETAAPFFYGYEQGPTQKLHEIAASVQVPILLGLPWVIPDGVSPRLQNRAALLDPEAGIVASYAKRHLVPFGEYVPLKSVLFFVEKLVTAAGDFVPGENPSVFPFKDTSLGVLICYEAIFPELARDAWRHGARVLVNLTNDAWFGQTAAPYQHLEIARWRAVECRVPLVRCANTGISAVFDAAGRILTSLPLNLTGTTRAEIIPGNKAPTFYMRYGNVFAWSCTLTTLLCLVYGERARSRHRSRGIA